The following are encoded in a window of Microcaecilia unicolor chromosome 7, aMicUni1.1, whole genome shotgun sequence genomic DNA:
- the FUT11 gene encoding alpha-(1,3)-fucosyltransferase 11 isoform X1, with protein sequence MPWQQLQSLLALVLLVTVVGQEQKAASLEEISEEESTTKEDWEQWIADGREGSMELPGQETVFAPGHWDTAAFHTTNVLSGLEFGAISVPSYRGPGNSDLRSNRELPILLWWSENLFPHFPGDTERIDCLHSSCLVTKNKKVKTQKRTKSVIFYGTDFRAYEAPLPRLPHQTWALFHEESPMNNYALSHLPGIMLFNYTATFRRESDYPLSLQWLPSISYLQNPAVPLADKNRWRRDGYAPVLYMQSHCDVPSDRDRYVQELMKYIQVDSYGKCLNNQKLPHKRLEDTSTATTEDSEFLAFVSRYKFHLAMENAICPDYMTEKLWRPMHLGAIPIYRGSPSVRDWMPNNISIIVVDDFVSPKVLAEFIESLDRDDAAYLKYLEYKKPGGITNQFLLDSLEQREWGVNDMSRPNYLNGFECFVCDWENRRVAAERTHRRSPEKASSPEPHIANNNHMGCPMPVPGFGNVEELPENDSWKQMWIQDYWQSLDQSEALTAMIHRNESDLGKFWDYMHEIFIKRNRGH encoded by the exons ATGCCCTGGCAGCAGCTCCAGTCCCTGCTCGCTCTCGTGCTGTTGGTCACGGTGGTAGGGCAGGAACAGAAGGCAGCATCCCTTGAGGAGATCTCGGAGGAGGAGAGTACTACCAAGGAGGACTGGGAACAGTGGATTGCAGATGGCAGGGAGGGAAGTATGGAGCTCCCGGGTCAGGAGACAGTGTTTGCGCCTGGCCACTGGGATACTGCAGCCTTTCACACCACCAATGTCTTATCCGGGCTAGAATTCGGGGCCATCTCTGTGCCCTCTTATCGGGGCCCCGGGAACAGTGATCTCCGCAGTAACAGAGAGCTGCCCATCCTGCTGTGGTGGAGTGAGAATCTTTTCCCCCACTTTCCCGGAGACACGGAACGGATCGACTGCCTCCACAGCTCGTGTCTGGTCACTAAGAACAAGAAGGTGAAGACCCAGAAGAGGACCAAATCTGTTATTTTCTATGGCACAGACTTCAGGGCTTATGAGGCCCCCCTGCCCAGACTGCCCCATCAGACGTGGGCACTATTCCATGAGGAATCACCTATGAATAACTATGCCCTGTCCCACCTGCCCGGGATTATGCTCTTTAACTACACTGCCACCTTCAGAAGAGAATCAGACTACCCCTTGTCATTGCAGTGGTTGCCCAGTATCAGCTATCTGCAAAACCCAGCGGTGCCCCTTGCAGATAAGAACCGCTGGAGAAGggatggctatgcccctgtgctCTATATGCAGTCCCACTGCGATGTGCCATCAGACAGGGACAGATACGTGCAGGAACTTATGAAATATATCCAG GTGGATTCTTATGGTAAATGCCTGAATAACCAGAAGCTTCCACACAAGAGGCTGGAGGATACGTCCACTGCCACTACTGAAGACTCTGAATTCTTGGCTTTTGTTTCCCGCTACAAGTTTCACTTGGCCATGGAGAATGCCATCTGTCCTGACTACATGACGGAAAAACTGTGGCGGCCCATGCACCTGGGTGCCATCCCTATTTATCGAGGTTCACCATCTGTGCGAGACTGGATGCCCAATAACATCTCCATCATTGTAGTGGACGATTTTGTGTCCCCAAAAGTGCTGGCGGAGTTCATAGAGTCTTTAGACAGAGATGATGCCGCATACCTCAAGTACCTGGAATACAAGAAGCCAGGGGGCATTACAAACCAGTTCCTGTTAGACAGTTTGGAACAGCGGGAATGGGGCGTGAATGACATGAGCAGACCCAACTACCTGAATGGGTTTGAGTGTTTCGTATGTGACTGGGAGAATAGGCGAGTTGCTGCAGAGAGGACCCACAGGAGATCTCCTGAGAAAGCGTCATCCCCAGAGCCCCACATAGCAAACAACAACCACATGGGATGTCCTATGCCAGTCCCTGGGTTTGGAAATGTTGAGGAGctccctgaaaatgacag TTGGAAACAGATGTGGATTCAGGATTACTGGCAGAGTTTGGACCAGAGTGAGGCCCTCACTGCTATGATCCACCGCAACGAGTCGGACCTGGGGAAGTTCTGGGATTATATGCATGAAATCTTCATAAAGAGGAACAGAGGACACTGA
- the FUT11 gene encoding alpha-(1,3)-fucosyltransferase 11 isoform X2, translating into MPWQQLQSLLALVLLVTVVGQEQKAASLEEISEEESTTKEDWEQWIADGREGSMELPGQETVFAPGHWDTAAFHTTNVLSGLEFGAISVPSYRGPGNSDLRSNRELPILLWWSENLFPHFPGDTERIDCLHSSCLVTKNKKVKTQKRTKSVIFYGTDFRAYEAPLPRLPHQTWALFHEESPMNNYALSHLPGIMLFNYTATFRRESDYPLSLQWLPSISYLQNPAVPLADKNRWRRDGYAPVLYMQSHCDVPSDRDRYVQELMKYIQVDSYGKCLNNQKLPHKRLEDTSTATTEDSEFLAFVSRYKFHLAMENAICPDYMTEKLWRPMHLGAIPIYRGSPSVRDWMPNNISIIVVDDFVSPKVLAEFIESLDRDDAAYLKYLEYKKPGGITNQFLLDSLEQREWGVNDMSRPNYLNGFECFVCDWENRRVAAERTHRRSPEKASSPEPHIANNNHMGCPMPVPGFGNVEELPENDRS; encoded by the exons ATGCCCTGGCAGCAGCTCCAGTCCCTGCTCGCTCTCGTGCTGTTGGTCACGGTGGTAGGGCAGGAACAGAAGGCAGCATCCCTTGAGGAGATCTCGGAGGAGGAGAGTACTACCAAGGAGGACTGGGAACAGTGGATTGCAGATGGCAGGGAGGGAAGTATGGAGCTCCCGGGTCAGGAGACAGTGTTTGCGCCTGGCCACTGGGATACTGCAGCCTTTCACACCACCAATGTCTTATCCGGGCTAGAATTCGGGGCCATCTCTGTGCCCTCTTATCGGGGCCCCGGGAACAGTGATCTCCGCAGTAACAGAGAGCTGCCCATCCTGCTGTGGTGGAGTGAGAATCTTTTCCCCCACTTTCCCGGAGACACGGAACGGATCGACTGCCTCCACAGCTCGTGTCTGGTCACTAAGAACAAGAAGGTGAAGACCCAGAAGAGGACCAAATCTGTTATTTTCTATGGCACAGACTTCAGGGCTTATGAGGCCCCCCTGCCCAGACTGCCCCATCAGACGTGGGCACTATTCCATGAGGAATCACCTATGAATAACTATGCCCTGTCCCACCTGCCCGGGATTATGCTCTTTAACTACACTGCCACCTTCAGAAGAGAATCAGACTACCCCTTGTCATTGCAGTGGTTGCCCAGTATCAGCTATCTGCAAAACCCAGCGGTGCCCCTTGCAGATAAGAACCGCTGGAGAAGggatggctatgcccctgtgctCTATATGCAGTCCCACTGCGATGTGCCATCAGACAGGGACAGATACGTGCAGGAACTTATGAAATATATCCAG GTGGATTCTTATGGTAAATGCCTGAATAACCAGAAGCTTCCACACAAGAGGCTGGAGGATACGTCCACTGCCACTACTGAAGACTCTGAATTCTTGGCTTTTGTTTCCCGCTACAAGTTTCACTTGGCCATGGAGAATGCCATCTGTCCTGACTACATGACGGAAAAACTGTGGCGGCCCATGCACCTGGGTGCCATCCCTATTTATCGAGGTTCACCATCTGTGCGAGACTGGATGCCCAATAACATCTCCATCATTGTAGTGGACGATTTTGTGTCCCCAAAAGTGCTGGCGGAGTTCATAGAGTCTTTAGACAGAGATGATGCCGCATACCTCAAGTACCTGGAATACAAGAAGCCAGGGGGCATTACAAACCAGTTCCTGTTAGACAGTTTGGAACAGCGGGAATGGGGCGTGAATGACATGAGCAGACCCAACTACCTGAATGGGTTTGAGTGTTTCGTATGTGACTGGGAGAATAGGCGAGTTGCTGCAGAGAGGACCCACAGGAGATCTCCTGAGAAAGCGTCATCCCCAGAGCCCCACATAGCAAACAACAACCACATGGGATGTCCTATGCCAGTCCCTGGGTTTGGAAATGTTGAGGAGctccctgaaaatgacag